A single region of the Microbulbifer sp. MKSA007 genome encodes:
- a CDS encoding lipase family protein produces MLSPKYTAKLAADTYLVKESRTRKIFYEMYKDDFDIDEKITDKVDAEAGALIFLKSTDTRGIATLGKGQHKGSAFFSILGTDSLYDVLTDLNAGVKRFHTGGAVHQGFYYTFESLLPQLEQFAQNLPNDVHTIHCLGHSLGGALATLAADWLSSNTGKSIKLYTFGSPRVGLDHFANSCKRKLKSENIYRVYHRADPVPMVPTWPFIHVPNGGTGDFELPTPSLNPKISHSSQTYVKSVSPNGTSLDWDTVKLQKPKGNLEKSVEAWLRSDGVLSLTMNTAWIAGEALLWVLKKITHLAGISLVVAGGTTFTLLDRLAIFLHKAYQISKDISFWILRLIRRLAQLIGLAIVEGTDITVSFIRMVFLRMHRAVSDLVMRAGRPNQ; encoded by the coding sequence ATGCTAAGTCCTAAATATACCGCTAAACTTGCTGCGGACACTTACTTAGTAAAAGAAAGTAGGACAAGGAAAATATTTTATGAAATGTATAAAGATGACTTTGATATTGACGAAAAAATCACAGACAAAGTAGATGCGGAAGCCGGTGCTCTTATTTTCCTAAAAAGTACAGACACAAGAGGAATAGCAACTTTAGGGAAAGGGCAACACAAAGGTAGCGCTTTTTTTAGTATTTTGGGAACTGATAGCCTATATGATGTGTTAACAGACCTAAATGCTGGAGTTAAGCGATTTCATACTGGCGGAGCAGTACATCAAGGTTTTTATTATACTTTTGAGTCTCTACTACCTCAACTTGAACAGTTTGCGCAAAACCTACCCAATGATGTTCATACTATTCACTGCCTTGGCCACAGCCTTGGTGGGGCGTTAGCCACGCTTGCTGCTGATTGGCTTTCCTCAAACACGGGAAAATCTATAAAACTATATACGTTTGGCAGCCCAAGAGTTGGGCTTGATCACTTCGCTAACAGCTGTAAACGTAAACTTAAATCTGAAAATATTTATCGCGTATATCATCGTGCAGATCCTGTTCCTATGGTACCTACGTGGCCATTTATTCATGTCCCGAATGGTGGAACTGGAGACTTTGAGCTACCTACACCGAGTCTTAACCCAAAAATAAGCCATAGCAGTCAAACCTATGTTAAATCTGTATCCCCTAATGGAACCAGCTTAGATTGGGATACCGTTAAATTACAAAAACCTAAAGGAAATTTAGAAAAGAGCGTCGAGGCATGGTTAAGATCTGACGGTGTACTTTCCCTTACCATGAATACAGCATGGATCGCTGGAGAGGCACTGCTCTGGGTGCTTAAGAAAATCACTCACCTTGCAGGAATTTCTTTGGTGGTTGCCGGTGGCACGACTTTTACACTTCTCGACAGACTTGCGATATTCCTGCACAAAGCATATCAGATTAGTAAAGATATCTCTTTTTGGATTTTGCGACTTATCCGTAGGCTGGCACAACTGATCGGATTGGCTATTGTCGAAGGTACGGATATCA